From the Streptomyces sp. Tu 2975 genome, one window contains:
- a CDS encoding dihydrofolate reductase family protein, with the protein MTRIIADISVSLDGFVTGPDPGPDTGLGAGGEALHTWAFSDDPDDRRVLREATARSGAVVLGRRLFDVVDGPNGWDDETGYGAREVGRPPFVVVTSSPPGSVRLTGLDWTFVTTGLADAVTVARERAEAASSDSGKDLDVVLMGGGATVGSALRAGLVDVLTLHLAPVVLGAGTSLFTGGAPHTLVQRSVTPTSTATHLTYDVL; encoded by the coding sequence ATGACTCGAATCATCGCTGACATCTCGGTCTCCCTCGACGGATTCGTCACCGGGCCCGACCCCGGCCCGGACACCGGTCTGGGCGCCGGCGGGGAGGCCCTGCACACCTGGGCGTTCTCCGACGACCCCGACGACCGCCGGGTACTCCGGGAGGCGACCGCCCGCTCGGGCGCCGTCGTCCTCGGCCGCCGCCTCTTCGACGTGGTCGACGGGCCGAACGGCTGGGACGACGAGACCGGCTACGGCGCGCGCGAGGTCGGCAGACCCCCGTTCGTCGTCGTGACGAGCTCGCCGCCGGGGTCGGTGCGGCTCACCGGCCTCGACTGGACGTTCGTCACCACCGGTCTGGCCGACGCCGTCACCGTCGCGCGCGAGCGCGCCGAGGCGGCGTCGTCGGACAGTGGCAAGGACCTCGACGTCGTCCTCATGGGCGGCGGCGCCACGGTCGGCTCGGCGCTCCGAGCCGGGCTGGTCGACGTGCTGACGCTGCACCTGGCGCCCGTCGTACTGGGCGCCGGGACGTCCCTGTTCACCGGCGGAGCGCCGCACACGCTGGTGCAGCGGAGCGTGACCCCGACATCGACGGCGACGCACCTGACGTACGACGTCCTGTGA
- a CDS encoding VOC family protein, with protein MVHVLGSRVLLRPTDPDRTRAFYGGALGLAISREFGTGPERGTVYFLGGGFLEVSGRSESPPAPGLQLWLQVVDVQAAFEELQAAGVQVLRAPVKEPWGLIEMWIADPDGVRIAVVEVPEDHPLRYRP; from the coding sequence ATGGTGCATGTACTCGGCAGCAGGGTCCTGCTGCGCCCGACGGATCCGGACCGCACCCGCGCCTTCTACGGCGGAGCGCTGGGACTCGCCATCAGTCGCGAGTTCGGGACCGGGCCGGAACGCGGCACGGTCTATTTCCTGGGCGGCGGATTCCTCGAGGTCTCGGGGCGCTCCGAGAGCCCACCAGCGCCAGGCCTCCAGCTGTGGCTCCAAGTCGTAGATGTGCAGGCGGCGTTCGAGGAGTTGCAAGCAGCCGGGGTACAGGTGCTGCGCGCTCCGGTGAAGGAGCCCTGGGGGCTGATCGAGATGTGGATCGCGGACCCGGACGGGGTGCGCATCGCTGTCGTAGAGGTACCCGAGGACCATCCATTGCGCTACCGCCCCTGA
- a CDS encoding DUF952 domain-containing protein — protein MIYHVVPHSDWTADPDRPYAPASLTEDGFVHCAPDEPTTLAVVNAFYRTAPKPLLVLVVDESRLTARTEWEAAVPSPPPGVPDGTLFPHVFGHVERDAVERILEITWDENGRATGTKTTT, from the coding sequence ATGATCTACCACGTTGTCCCCCACAGCGACTGGACGGCCGACCCGGACCGGCCCTACGCTCCCGCATCCCTCACCGAAGACGGCTTCGTCCATTGCGCCCCTGACGAGCCGACCACCCTCGCCGTCGTCAACGCCTTCTACCGCACCGCGCCGAAACCACTCCTGGTGCTCGTTGTGGACGAGAGCCGTCTCACCGCCAGGACGGAATGGGAGGCAGCCGTTCCGTCCCCGCCGCCCGGAGTCCCCGACGGCACCCTGTTCCCGCACGTGTTCGGTCACGTCGAGCGCGACGCCGTCGAGCGGATCCTGGAAATCACCTGGGACGAGAACGGCCGCGCCACAGGAACGAAGACGACCACCTGA